GACTCTGTGGCCAAGCGTAAATCGCTTAAAGTGATTTCACAACGATTCAGTGCTTGTTGCATCTCGTGGCTCAATTCGGTTTGCACTGCATCATGAGTTGAATCTAAAAGTTCATCGACTAATAAACGTAACGTGGCTAATGGCGTTGCGAGTTGGTGCGCCATTTGCGCTGATACAGTGCCTAATGCAAGGATTTTCTCTTGTCTTAATTGTGCCTCACGTAAATAGTGTAACTCAGCATTTTTACGCCGAATTCGTTTAGCAATAAACCCCACAGTAACGGTTAGCACTAACGCAGAAATCACAAAATTAAACCACATACCTAAATAATGCGATCCCATGTCCATACTGTGGCTTGCTGGCATAGCTTGAATGGCGGTCATAGCATGGTCCATTGGCATCTCGTTCATACTATGAGCCATATCATTACTCATATCATCAGCCATCACAGACAGGCGCGTTTCTTCAGAGATATTAACAATCATCAAGCTATAAAATGCCGTTGATACTATGGTTAAGTACCATGGTGCCCAGCGTGGCAAGGTGATAGCCGATATCGCAATGGGTAAGAGTAACAGCGACACAAAGGCGTTGGTTGCTCCACCAGTGAAATATAACCAGGTTGCCCAAAATAAAGTGTCTAATAATAAGGTTAAAAACAATACACCATGGTTGTTCAGGCTTAATCGATGGAAGCGATAGCTAAAGCCAACATAACAAGCTTCAAAAATTAACACGTATGACAAGGTAACTGGCGGCGCTGTTAATCCAAATAAGTCTGTGGCAAATAGAATAAGACCAATTTTAAGGCCCCAATTGACCAAGCGTAACAAGGCCAGTTGATGCTGATTTGCACTAAAAGGCACATTCAGGTTTACCATATTATTGTTAATCCTACCTTTGGTGATGTGTTGAGCAAAAGTGCAACTTGTACTAGCGTTGCTTAGCGACAACGGCAAGTTTTGGGTCACTTAATTACGGCTTACTGTGCAAATGTGATTATTAGACTGCCAATAATAACGATTTATTCATCGCGACACACTAACGTTATGATCTACATCCTATAATACTGTTTCACCCTCACTCAGAGTAAAAAGTGAGGTAAGTAAACTACAATCATATTATTTAGCGATATACCTAACCAACGTATAACCTGACGAATAATCAACCAGATAGAATGGTGTATTGCTACATCAACAAGCTTCTTACTGTAAGTGCGCTGAATACCGTTATCTACGCAAGCAATTGTTTAATGATTATTTATTATCAAAAAACAACATTGTTAAGTGAACATTTTTTGTAAAACCTTATATTTATTTGTCATCACAAACGCCTCGTAAATAAATATAAATCCATATATAGTGCATATCCATGCAAGCAAGCGTAGTGCTATGTGGCAATAAGCACCGGTAAAGCGAACATAAAAAGCTTAAGTGTTTATCTTTTTTATATTAAACCTAGAAAAACAATATCAATTCAAGGAAGTTGTTCAATGATTAATGACATTATATCGCTCGTCAATAATGTGCTATGGGGCGAATACCAAGTACTCATTTATATTTTGGTGTTTGCTGGCGTGTGGTTTTCATTGAAGTTAAGGTTTATCCAACTGCGCCATTTTGGTTATATGTTTAAAGTGATGAAAGGCAGCACTCAAAGTGATAAATCAGGCATCAGCTCGTACCAAGCTTTGTGTACAGGCTTATCTGCTAGGGTTGGTACGGGTAACTTAGCGGGTGTCGCTATGGCCATTTCACTGGGAGGAAGTGGCGCAGTCTTTTGGATGTGGGTAATTGCTCTACTGGGTATGGCCACTGGGTTTGCTGAAAGCATTTTAGGCCAGCTTTATAAAGTACGAGACGATCATAAAGAATACCGCGGTGGGCCCGCTTATTACATCACTGCTGGACTCAACAAACCTTGGTTAGCAGTATTATTTGCCGTGTGTTTATTCCTCGGTTACGGTATTAGCTTTAGTGCCATGCAAGCCAATACTATTTCAGATGCCCTCAATCATACCTTTGATATTTCATCCGTTTATTCAGGCGCAGTAATTACCTTTATTGCCGGTATTATTGTGATGGGCGGCCTGCGTAGTATTGCCCGCTTTGCTGAATTAATAGTGCCGTTTATGGGCCTAGCATTTATTTTAGCCGCAATGACAGTGACCTTAATTAATATTGACCAAGTACCAGGCGTGTTGATGGATATCTTTAACTCTGCATTTGGACTCACAGAAGCAGGAGCTGGCGCTCTTGGCGCTGCAATTAAAAACGGTATTCAGCGTGGCTTATATTCAAACGAAGCGGGTGCCGGTAGCGTACCTCATGCCGCTGCGGGTGCGACGCCAGTTCCTAACCATCCTGTTGCACAAGGCTATGTGCAAATGCTTGGGGTATTTATCGACACTATGGTGTTGTGTAGCTGCACCGCGATTGTGATTCTATTAGCCCAAGGTAATATTGGCTCTGAAATGGAAGGCATTCGTATCACCCAAAATGCGATGACATTTCATATGGGCATTAGCGGCGATATGTTTGTAGCTATTATTATCACTCTGTTTTCTTTTACCTCTGTTGTGGCCAACTACGCCTACGCTGAAAGTAACTTGCATCTGTTTAAACTCGACAATATCTATGGCCGTACCGTATACACCTTATTGTATTTAAGCATGGTGTATTGGGGAGCCAATGCCTCATTAAAAGAAGTGTGGAATATGGCAGATATGGCACTGGGGCTTATGACGGTAGTTAATATCAGTGCGATTATGCTACTGACACCAACTATCGTAAATTTAACCCGTGATTATCAAGTTAAGTTAAAAACCACCAACAAACCTGAATTCAAATTAGCCGATGTAAAAATTCAAGGTAAAACCGAAGATGGCGTATGGTCTTAACCACAATAAATTAACTGATAATGATTAACGCAAAATGGAATAAATACCCGATTACGTTTTTGGGCAGCATTTTTAAACCATACAATTTTAAGTCTTACAACATACAAATAGTGGCTAAACTATTTATGATTAAAAATTAACATAATAGACTGGCCTTACCTTGCAGCCTTATCGTAAAATAGGTGTTAACTAAAGAGGGGCTAATGGCTAATATTTCTAAATTTGATCGCGAAGAAGTGCTTGAAAAAGCAAAAAACTTGTTTTGGCAGAAGGGTTTTTTGGCAACTTCAACACGAGAAATTCAAACTACTATGGATATGCGACCAGGTAGTATTTATGCCGCATTTGGTAGTAAAGCTGATTTATATCACCAGACATTGATTCATTATGCACAAACTTCTGCTCGTAATTTAAATGTTCAAATTGAGCAGAATGACCACGTCTGGGATGGGTTAAAGCAGTATTTACGTAACTTATTATTGCCTTGCAGTGCAGAAGTACCTAGCGAGTTATGTATGGTAATGCGCACGTTGGCTGAGCTGGATGAGTCACACCACGAAACTCTCATCATCGCCCGTGATCTGCTGACTCAAGTTGAGCATCGGTTTGCTAGTGTCATTGAGCAAGCTCAAAATCAAGGTGATTTACCCGCTCAATTAGATAAATATCAAGTGGCGAAAAAACTCCAAGTCAATATTATCGGTTTACGCTCTTATCTAAAGGCCACCGGTGATACTGCAACTGTAAATCAACAGCTTGAAGAGTTTTTTATTCAACTACAAAGCTAAAAACAATAAAGCGCTTAAGGCGCTTTTTTTATCTATGCAACATTACTCATCAGCCATCATATCAACTGCATATTGCGATTACATAACAAAATATAAAGCTAGCCAGTAAACTTCTTATGCTAGTAAGTCGTAAAATTTCACATCAAATTGACCAATACCTTTATATTCAATGCTAATGTCTGCCGCCATGGGTACTTTTACCACTCCGCAATAGGATCCGGTAATAATGGCTTGGCCAGCGCTGAGCTTAATGCCCAATTGCGCTAAGTAATTAATTAACCAATACAACGGATTTTGCGGTAAGTCACACGGATGCACGCCAGCAAACTCCTGTTCGACTCGAGTTTGCTTAAGCTCACGCACCACCACATCTATATGGCTGGCCTTATAGGCAACTGACTTGTCGATTTCTGGACCTATGTACAACCCTTGATTACTGAGACCATCAGCTAGTTTTTGATAAAAGCTTGACTGACTATCACCACTAAATCTATTTTGGATTAACTCTAATGCCATGTGTGTTGCGCTAATAGCTTGGTCAACCTCGCTAGGACTGTAGTGGCAATAAGGCGCAATATCTTGGCCTAAGATAAATGCAATTTCAGGCTCAATCAGCGCAGACACCTGCCCGTCCAGAAGGCTGGGGATAATGCCGCAAACAGGGCTCTGATTTACCGCAGCGGATAATATAGGCGCGACAATTAAATGGCCATTAGCTTGGGGGACTAAACATTTCCAACCGGCAACAGCGCCATTAACATTAATCATCAGTTGTTGTACCGCAATAGCATCTTCAATATTTTGAGGGATGACAGCATAATAATGAGAGTTAGGATGAGGCGTGTTTCGCTGGGAAAATAAATGTGTAGCAAGTTCAGTAAGGGCTGCGTTATCAGTCACAATTGCATCATCAATAAATTCAAAATGCTAGATTATCTTTTTTGGCTGCTGGGATCGATAAATTTCGTAGGCTAATAACAAAAACAACAAACCGTTGCAGCAAAGGCAACGGTTTGTAATTACAGCATCATATATTGGCAATACTAGCCAAATATAATGCCCATAAAGCGGCTTACATGTGTTAGCTCACTTGCGAGGGCTTATTATCATGTAACACTTAACCTATGTTAACGACTTTACTTGCGTGTTGCTCTTAACATCCACGCGGTTTTTTCGTGTATGCGCATGCGATCTGACACCAACGCAGCTGTTGATTCATCATCAGCTGCTTGGGCTAATTTAAGTACTTGGCGCGATGTTTTCACCACTTGCTCGTGACCTTTAGTTAACAGATCAACCATGTCAGCAGAACTCGGTACACCTTCAACTTCTTTAATTGAGCTTAAACGAGCAAACTCTTTGTAAGTTCCCGGAGCGGCTACATCTAAAGTACGAATACGCTCAGCAATATCATCAACCGCTACAGCAAGTTCAGTATAATGCTCTTCAAACATTAAATGTAATTCGCGGAAGTGTATTCCGGTAACATTCCAATGGAAGTTATGGGTTTGTAAATAAAGTGTATACGAATCGGCTAATAAACTTTTTAAGCCTTCAGCAATTTTTAGTCGATCGTCTTTTTTTATACCAATATCGATGTCAGTCATTTTATTCCTCTCAAAGTAGAATTAATTAGTCATAACATTACAGCATTTGTATAAATGGTGAATGCAAGTTAGTAATAGTATATTTAAAGTATACTCACCTATTAACATTTCACTCACATTACATCATCTATGAATAAATATGATTGTTTTAACTTACAATTAAATGCTTGTTAAAACAAATAGTAAACGACATCATTACTATATCTAATTTAACGTTAAATACATACATTTCGTTTATAGAAGAATTAATTAAATATCTTAAACGATGCCTTTAAATAAACTATACATCTTATAATTACTGCAGATCAATAGCGTTTAAGCTAATTTATCGTTAATGTTAGTATATCTTTATACTAACATCTCAACATAATGGATCAACCATATGCCATTAAACTCGATTAATATTTTATCTTAATCACTTAATTAAATATTGAAGAGGATCTCATATTGATCCTCGAACAGAAAATAATACCCGATACATATACACTACAACTGCAAGATTAATTGCCAGCACACTCACACTGAGTAAACTAAAGTGCCTCATCATCTCATAAACCTCAAAAGGCAGGTATATTGCACCGCTTAACAAAGCAAACCATTGGGTCCAACGCATGTTATGCCATAAACCGTAGGCTTCAATAAATCGAATTAAGGTATATATTGCTGCTCCTAGGGCCATTAAGATTACGCTCGACTGTGATACCGACCCAATCGCTGAAATAAAAACACTGGGATAATGACTGGCTGGGTTAAGGTGTAAATGAGTCACTAACTGTGTAGCCAGCATAGATAAGTTTTGACCGGCATAAACATGTAACCCAATCGCAACCATTAAAGCTAATATTCCCTTGCTTGCTTCGAGTACCGCAACGGCACGTACGCCTTTGTCCGAATGCATCATTTTGTTCCGCGTTTCCAGTATAAACAGATTGACCTATCTTAACGGCTCATAACAGCGGCACCTATGAATATTTTATCCACAAAAAAGCACTTCAATTGAAGTGCTTTTTTGGCGCATTTAATGTTGTTTATGGTAGCGAATAACGCAGTATTCGTTTAACTACCTGGCTGTATTGACGTAAAAAAGGCCCGGTGTGATACGCAATG
This region of Shewanella livingstonensis genomic DNA includes:
- a CDS encoding sensor histidine kinase; this encodes MVNLNVPFSANQHQLALLRLVNWGLKIGLILFATDLFGLTAPPVTLSYVLIFEACYVGFSYRFHRLSLNNHGVLFLTLLLDTLFWATWLYFTGGATNAFVSLLLLPIAISAITLPRWAPWYLTIVSTAFYSLMIVNISEETRLSVMADDMSNDMAHSMNEMPMDHAMTAIQAMPASHSMDMGSHYLGMWFNFVISALVLTVTVGFIAKRIRRKNAELHYLREAQLRQEKILALGTVSAQMAHQLATPLATLRLLVDELLDSTHDAVQTELSHEMQQALNRCEITLSDLRLATESIRQQKGQQQSVDKLVMMLSEQVSLLMPETQLHIILAPHVESATLNTDMSLLPALMALIQNGAQASEDNQQSAKVDIHISLSQWSPQSQELSIIIRDYGIGIATHLLQTLGNNMVKSPKGMGIAVLLSHTSFERLGGKLYLKPHPQGGTEAIVTLPLSARSTTKIDNQDE
- a CDS encoding alanine/glycine:cation symporter family protein, which gives rise to MINDIISLVNNVLWGEYQVLIYILVFAGVWFSLKLRFIQLRHFGYMFKVMKGSTQSDKSGISSYQALCTGLSARVGTGNLAGVAMAISLGGSGAVFWMWVIALLGMATGFAESILGQLYKVRDDHKEYRGGPAYYITAGLNKPWLAVLFAVCLFLGYGISFSAMQANTISDALNHTFDISSVYSGAVITFIAGIIVMGGLRSIARFAELIVPFMGLAFILAAMTVTLINIDQVPGVLMDIFNSAFGLTEAGAGALGAAIKNGIQRGLYSNEAGAGSVPHAAAGATPVPNHPVAQGYVQMLGVFIDTMVLCSCTAIVILLAQGNIGSEMEGIRITQNAMTFHMGISGDMFVAIIITLFSFTSVVANYAYAESNLHLFKLDNIYGRTVYTLLYLSMVYWGANASLKEVWNMADMALGLMTVVNISAIMLLTPTIVNLTRDYQVKLKTTNKPEFKLADVKIQGKTEDGVWS
- a CDS encoding DUF2127 domain-containing protein, coding for MMHSDKGVRAVAVLEASKGILALMVAIGLHVYAGQNLSMLATQLVTHLHLNPASHYPSVFISAIGSVSQSSVILMALGAAIYTLIRFIEAYGLWHNMRWTQWFALLSGAIYLPFEVYEMMRHFSLLSVSVLAINLAVVVYMYRVLFSVRGSI
- a CDS encoding Dps family protein; this translates as MTDIDIGIKKDDRLKIAEGLKSLLADSYTLYLQTHNFHWNVTGIHFRELHLMFEEHYTELAVAVDDIAERIRTLDVAAPGTYKEFARLSSIKEVEGVPSSADMVDLLTKGHEQVVKTSRQVLKLAQAADDESTAALVSDRMRIHEKTAWMLRATRK
- a CDS encoding TetR/AcrR family transcriptional regulator, encoding MANISKFDREEVLEKAKNLFWQKGFLATSTREIQTTMDMRPGSIYAAFGSKADLYHQTLIHYAQTSARNLNVQIEQNDHVWDGLKQYLRNLLLPCSAEVPSELCMVMRTLAELDESHHETLIIARDLLTQVEHRFASVIEQAQNQGDLPAQLDKYQVAKKLQVNIIGLRSYLKATGDTATVNQQLEEFFIQLQS